From Draconibacterium halophilum, one genomic window encodes:
- a CDS encoding class I SAM-dependent methyltransferase produces MDYININKKLWDNKTDIHYKSDFYDVNAFIKGKDSLNPIELELLGNIEGKKILHLQCHFGQDTISLARHGAQATGVDFSEKAIEKARQLNEQLGTDARFIQSDVYKLSEVLNEKFDIVYTSYGVIGWLPDMKKWATMIEHFLKPGGNWCSWSFIPLFGCLATILNGWSLTIWNRKRL; encoded by the coding sequence ATGGATTACATCAACATCAATAAAAAACTTTGGGACAATAAAACGGACATTCATTATAAATCGGATTTTTACGATGTTAACGCCTTCATAAAAGGCAAAGATTCATTAAATCCCATTGAACTTGAATTGTTGGGAAATATCGAGGGAAAAAAGATCCTTCACCTGCAATGTCATTTTGGACAAGACACTATTTCGCTGGCTCGACACGGCGCCCAGGCAACAGGAGTTGATTTTTCGGAAAAAGCTATTGAAAAGGCGCGGCAACTAAACGAACAGCTTGGTACCGACGCACGGTTTATTCAAAGCGATGTTTACAAATTGTCGGAAGTGCTGAATGAAAAGTTTGATATCGTATATACGTCGTACGGCGTAATTGGCTGGTTGCCCGACATGAAAAAGTGGGCAACAATGATTGAGCACTTTTTAAAACCCGGGGGCAACTGGTGTTCGTGGAGTTTCATCCCATTGTTTGGATGTTTAGCTACGATTTTAAACGGGTGGAGTTTGACTATATGGAATCGGAAGCGATTGTAG
- a CDS encoding PepSY domain-containing protein — protein sequence MKTKKQNLHWHNVVGYVFALFLLINTFSGMHLRPPLLIAIASKQVGIIPGTHLDSPNPWFDKLRRIHWDAANQRYIFSTTDGFYFAEESLSKKLTLAPSQPPVSVMGCNVLEPLGADFLMVGSFSGMYVWNPQTGMAADFFSGQPYRAPQGMVNPIGANTVAGFVQSNKRSWWFDYSGGAIELNAQNEKSTFSAMPDEIRKAAPMSLWNVALEIHTGRIFEHLVGSFYILFVPLAGICLMLVIISGFFLWWMVFRKKREKRIK from the coding sequence GTGAAAACAAAAAAGCAAAACCTGCACTGGCACAATGTGGTGGGCTATGTTTTTGCCCTATTTCTGCTGATCAATACATTTTCGGGGATGCACCTGCGGCCACCATTGTTAATTGCCATTGCGAGCAAACAGGTTGGTATTATTCCGGGCACGCATCTCGACAGCCCAAATCCGTGGTTCGACAAACTGAGGCGTATACACTGGGATGCGGCCAACCAGCGTTATATCTTTTCCACTACCGATGGGTTTTATTTTGCAGAAGAAAGTCTGAGTAAAAAACTTACTCTTGCCCCATCGCAACCACCGGTTAGTGTTATGGGCTGTAATGTGCTTGAGCCACTTGGAGCAGATTTTCTTATGGTGGGATCGTTTAGCGGGATGTATGTGTGGAATCCGCAAACAGGAATGGCAGCCGACTTTTTTAGCGGCCAGCCATACCGCGCCCCGCAAGGAATGGTAAACCCAATTGGCGCAAACACCGTTGCCGGATTTGTACAAAGTAACAAGCGTAGCTGGTGGTTCGATTACAGCGGTGGTGCTATCGAACTAAATGCGCAAAACGAAAAAAGTACGTTTAGCGCCATGCCCGATGAAATACGAAAAGCCGCGCCGATGTCGTTATGGAATGTAGCACTGGAAATACACACGGGGCGTATTTTCGAGCACCTCGTAGGTAGCTTTTATATTCTGTTTGTACCGCTGGCCGGCATCTGTCTTATGCTGGTAATCATCAGCGGATTCTTTCTTTGGTGGATGGTATTTCGTAAAAAGAGAGAAAAGCGGATAAAATAA
- a CDS encoding PepSY-associated TM helix domain-containing protein, with amino-acid sequence MARKRLIKTFKKLHKWPAIVIAFIALLFAASGIVMNHRQLFSGVDVSSNLLPKNYHYKNWNLAAVRGSIHLDDTVLMFGNIGVWKSDDELKTFDDYNQGFPKGIDNRKIYSIVQYKDILFAGTHMGLYKRSDVNDSWQKLEIPVEKKRIADLEIKDNKLLVLTRNYLLESTDGQNFKKIQLPEPVNYERKTGLFNTFWELHSGELFGLAGKLFVDLLGLVTILLSITGLLHFFFPKIIKRRKKRIQEQTGKDHPFPLKGVTGVTNLPEIRLRMLLSTSW; translated from the coding sequence ATGGCCCGTAAAAGACTGATAAAAACATTCAAAAAACTACATAAATGGCCGGCAATTGTTATTGCCTTTATTGCCCTACTCTTTGCTGCATCGGGAATTGTGATGAACCACCGGCAGTTGTTTTCCGGTGTAGATGTTTCGAGCAATCTGCTGCCCAAAAACTATCACTACAAAAACTGGAACCTGGCAGCAGTTCGCGGTTCTATCCATCTGGATGATACTGTTTTAATGTTTGGGAATATCGGTGTTTGGAAATCGGATGATGAGCTTAAAACATTTGATGATTATAACCAGGGATTTCCGAAAGGAATCGACAACCGAAAAATCTATTCCATCGTTCAGTATAAGGACATACTTTTTGCCGGAACGCATATGGGATTATACAAACGAAGTGACGTAAATGACAGCTGGCAAAAACTGGAAATTCCGGTAGAAAAAAAACGTATTGCCGACCTGGAAATCAAAGACAATAAACTGTTGGTGCTCACACGTAATTATTTGCTGGAAAGTACCGACGGGCAAAACTTCAAAAAAATACAATTACCCGAGCCGGTAAATTACGAACGTAAAACCGGTTTATTCAATACCTTTTGGGAATTACACAGCGGAGAGTTATTCGGACTGGCCGGAAAACTGTTTGTCGATTTGCTGGGACTGGTAACCATTCTGCTCTCGATAACCGGGTTGCTGCATTTTTTCTTTCCGAAAATTATTAAACGCAGGAAGAAAAGAATTCAGGAGCAGACGGGAAAAGATCACCCCTTCCCCCTCAAGGGGGTAACCGGAGTAACAAATCTTCCGGAGATAAGGTTAAGAATGCTTCTATCAACAAGCTGGTGA
- a CDS encoding alginate export family protein, whose product MKRFKYIGLIVLGVFIAQFSKAQFTLSGEFRPRTEMSHGYKNLAFEDQDASTITAQRTRLNAGFSNEFIKTGLVLQDVRRWGNQPQLVSNEDYAVSVHQAWAEVLFSPEFSLKAGRQELVYDDSRILGNVGWAHQARSHDVALFKYEEDIKLHFGIAHHENGDLTNSDYDGPDAYKDMQFVWFNNSWEKASLSLLLLNNGIPTLENGEQKTKFSQTIGGRVSGNIGGVKVASNLYYQTGEHISGRDISALNFLAEASMDAFTLGFEHLSGTDFGESDYKSFTPFYGTNHKFNGFMDYFFVGNHMGSVGLNDLYLKYKYSKDKIGFNAHLHYFAAAADIAADADKYLGTELDLSLSWAVNPMANISFGFSSMFAGDSMEILKVGDSSATHYWGYVMLSVTPSFIK is encoded by the coding sequence ATGAAAAGATTTAAATACATCGGATTGATCGTATTGGGTGTTTTTATTGCCCAATTTTCAAAAGCACAATTCACGTTATCGGGGGAATTCAGACCACGAACAGAAATGAGCCACGGTTATAAAAATTTGGCTTTTGAAGATCAGGATGCTTCAACAATAACGGCACAACGCACCCGCTTAAATGCCGGTTTCTCAAACGAATTTATAAAAACCGGCCTGGTGCTTCAGGATGTACGCCGTTGGGGAAATCAGCCACAGCTGGTTAGCAACGAAGATTATGCAGTATCCGTTCACCAGGCCTGGGCAGAGGTACTTTTCTCTCCGGAGTTTTCACTGAAAGCCGGAAGACAGGAATTGGTATACGACGACTCGCGTATTTTAGGAAATGTGGGCTGGGCACATCAGGCACGCTCGCACGATGTGGCATTGTTTAAATATGAAGAAGACATTAAACTGCATTTTGGTATTGCACATCACGAGAACGGCGACTTAACCAACAGCGATTACGACGGACCGGATGCCTATAAAGATATGCAGTTTGTGTGGTTTAACAACTCGTGGGAGAAGGCTTCATTAAGTTTGCTTTTGCTAAACAACGGCATACCAACTTTGGAAAATGGTGAGCAAAAAACAAAATTCAGCCAGACAATTGGAGGCCGTGTTTCCGGTAATATTGGAGGGGTAAAAGTGGCTTCAAACCTGTATTATCAAACCGGTGAACATATTTCCGGCCGCGACATTTCTGCATTAAACTTTCTGGCCGAAGCTTCGATGGATGCTTTTACGCTGGGTTTCGAGCACCTTTCAGGAACTGATTTCGGCGAATCGGATTATAAATCCTTTACTCCATTTTACGGAACCAACCACAAATTCAATGGTTTTATGGACTATTTTTTTGTGGGTAACCACATGGGATCGGTTGGTCTTAACGACTTGTATTTGAAATACAAATACAGCAAAGATAAAATTGGGTTTAATGCGCACTTGCATTATTTTGCGGCAGCTGCAGATATTGCTGCCGATGCTGACAAATATCTTGGAACCGAACTGGATCTTTCCTTGTCGTGGGCGGTAAATCCTATGGCAAATATTTCGTTTGGATTCTCATCAATGTTTGCAGGCGATTCGATGGAGATTTTAAAAGTTGGCGACAGTTCGGCTACTCATTACTGGGGTTATGTAATGCTTTCGGTTACGCCTTCGTTTATAAAATAA
- the nrfA gene encoding ammonia-forming cytochrome c nitrite reductase translates to MTTKSKRHPLLNWGIFLATIVVVFLLGLLASSILERRTEAAYVNVPKTDIDQFDPRNEVWGENYPREYQSYYGTADTSFRTKYNGNAMIDMLEVDPRMVVLWAGYGFSKDYNQGRGHYYAVTDLRNTLRTGAPEGPKDGPMPSTCMTCKSPDVPRLMNEIGVKQFYTGKWAELGAEVVNPIGCADCHDAETMNLRISRPALIEAFERMGKDITKASHQEMRSLVCAQCHVEYYFNKETAPGANYLTFPWDNGFSAEAMEEYYDNMEFSDWTHALSKAPMLKAQHPGYEIYMTGIHAQRGVSCADCHMPYKSEGGQKFTDHKMQSPLNNIANSCQVCHREEAGTLMANVYERQDKIIENRDKLEELIVRAHVEAKKAWDLGANDEQMTAILQGIRHSQWRWDYAAASHGGSFHSPLETGRVISTAITIAQETRIKLARLLAELGFNEEVPYPDISTKAKAQEFIGLDMDKLKSEKQEFLKTVVPEWDKEAEKREKGYDMTTSLQD, encoded by the coding sequence ATGACTACAAAATCAAAACGCCATCCTTTACTCAACTGGGGAATTTTTCTTGCAACTATAGTTGTGGTATTTCTCCTCGGACTGCTAGCTTCATCAATTCTGGAACGACGAACCGAAGCAGCTTATGTGAATGTTCCAAAAACCGATATCGACCAGTTTGATCCACGAAACGAAGTGTGGGGCGAAAATTACCCGCGCGAATATCAATCGTATTACGGAACTGCCGATACATCTTTCAGAACAAAATATAATGGCAATGCCATGATTGATATGCTGGAAGTTGATCCACGTATGGTTGTTCTGTGGGCCGGATATGGTTTTTCAAAAGATTACAACCAGGGCCGCGGACACTATTATGCCGTTACCGACCTACGCAACACCTTACGAACCGGCGCTCCCGAAGGACCAAAAGATGGGCCGATGCCATCGACATGTATGACGTGTAAAAGCCCCGATGTTCCGCGCCTAATGAACGAAATTGGGGTGAAACAATTTTATACCGGAAAATGGGCCGAGTTGGGAGCAGAAGTGGTGAATCCGATTGGATGTGCTGATTGTCACGATGCAGAGACGATGAATTTAAGAATCTCGCGCCCGGCACTGATAGAAGCCTTTGAAAGAATGGGAAAAGACATTACCAAAGCAAGCCATCAGGAGATGCGCAGTTTGGTGTGCGCGCAGTGTCATGTGGAATATTATTTCAATAAAGAAACAGCGCCCGGAGCCAACTACCTCACCTTTCCGTGGGATAATGGTTTTTCTGCCGAGGCCATGGAAGAATATTATGACAACATGGAGTTCTCGGACTGGACACATGCATTGAGTAAAGCTCCAATGTTGAAAGCACAACACCCGGGATACGAAATTTATATGACCGGAATTCATGCACAACGCGGTGTTTCATGTGCCGACTGCCACATGCCTTACAAAAGTGAGGGTGGTCAAAAATTTACCGATCATAAAATGCAGTCGCCACTGAATAATATTGCCAACTCGTGCCAGGTTTGCCACCGCGAAGAAGCAGGCACTTTAATGGCCAACGTATACGAACGTCAGGATAAAATTATTGAAAACCGCGACAAGCTGGAAGAGCTGATCGTTAGAGCTCATGTTGAAGCTAAAAAAGCATGGGATCTGGGAGCTAACGACGAACAGATGACAGCTATTTTGCAAGGTATTCGCCACTCGCAATGGCGCTGGGATTATGCAGCTGCCAGCCATGGTGGTTCGTTCCACTCGCCTCTTGAAACGGGAAGAGTAATCAGCACAGCAATTACCATTGCACAGGAAACCCGCATAAAACTGGCCCGTTTGTTAGCCGAACTTGGGTTTAACGAGGAAGTGCCCTACCCCGATATCTCGACCAAAGCAAAAGCTCAGGAATTTATTGGTCTGGATATGGACAAACTAAAGTCGGAAAAACAAGAATTTTTAAAAACTGTTGTTCCCGAATGGGATAAAGAGGCAGAAAAGCGCGAAAAAGGGTACGATATGACTACATCTTTGCAGGACTAA
- the nrfH gene encoding cytochrome c nitrite reductase small subunit, whose product MLRRLLPPAKWRLPVLIITSIFVGLIIFIFYISKAHSYLSDNPATCTNCHIMAPQYATWNHSSHREVAHCNDCHVPHNNVFNKYYFKAKDGLRHATIFTLRKEPQVIFIHEAGQKVVHNNCIRCHKQQITDPKLASSVHNHTAHMQDRPCWECHREIPHGRVNSLSSVPNARVPLPESPVPDWLESYIKNN is encoded by the coding sequence ATGCTAAGGAGACTTTTACCACCTGCGAAATGGAGATTACCAGTATTAATAATAACAAGTATTTTTGTTGGTCTCATCATTTTTATCTTTTATATTTCAAAAGCACATTCCTATCTTTCAGACAATCCTGCAACATGCACCAACTGCCACATAATGGCTCCGCAATATGCCACCTGGAACCACAGTTCGCATCGCGAGGTGGCTCATTGTAACGACTGCCACGTACCGCATAATAATGTATTTAATAAATACTATTTTAAGGCAAAAGACGGCTTACGCCATGCTACCATATTTACTTTGCGCAAAGAACCTCAGGTAATTTTTATTCACGAAGCGGGACAAAAAGTAGTGCATAATAACTGTATACGTTGTCATAAGCAACAAATTACCGATCCTAAACTTGCCTCATCGGTTCACAACCATACTGCACATATGCAGGACCGCCCTTGCTGGGAGTGTCATCGAGAGATACCACATGGCCGGGTAAACAGTTTGTCGAGCGTACCCAATGCTCGGGTGCCGCTACCTGAAAGTCCTGTTCCCGACTGGTTAGAATCGTATATAAAAAACAACTAA